From the genome of Dermacentor andersoni chromosome 3, qqDerAnde1_hic_scaffold, whole genome shotgun sequence:
GTATTTCGAATAATGACGCTAACGCATATATTTCGCGCATGCTTAGTACGCAAATACAAGCGCCGGATTGTGGCCCCTTTTCCGGCAGACACCGACGGCTAGGCCATCCTCTGCAGATTTCGTTTTAGATCCTTTGCCCCTTACCCGAGACATACTGCAACAGTTCTACAGGCCATGCAGCAACTTTTTACACGATACAGTACTAGCCTGAAGATATTAAATACGGTGATGTGACTACGACTACCATCATCCCTCCCCCCCAGTATTCTTGTCATCATTATGCATCCCTCCGCCGTTCCTACATTCCCTTTCAAATAAGTGCAAAGTGCAGGTTAGAGCGCACAAGCTCAGTTTCACCCATCTGCCTTTTTATAATGAAGTTCGGTTACTACTActgcttctactactactactactactactactactactactactactactactactactactactactactactactactgctaaatTTCCACCATCTTCTCCTATCTCTTTTTCCCATATACATACCTCAATTCAGAACTGCCAAGTTGCAAAATCAATGGAAGCGACAACTCATTCATATCGAACTACCTCCTCACAACCTTCAATGTCGGTGGTTCTGATTATTCAGACTTCACGACGGCAATATCTAACAACTTAGTACTGAAAATAGTCACCGCACACTGTTATGCCCAGAGGCTATCAGAGCTTTttaaatatataaacaaatacCTGCGCTGGTAGAGCCTGTTCTTGGGGCGGCGCTTGACTTCCCAACGACGCTGCATGGGCAACGGGCTTGTCTACGGGCCGCATCATGTGCCTGTCTTTCGACACTTGCTGCATTACTGGCTCCTCACGGGACGGTCGTTTTGCCGGAGGCTCCCTTCCAAGCATGGCAGCACTTGTAACGTCGCTGCTACGTTGCTGCTGCTTCTCTAATCCGCTCCACGCGGGATGGCCTGGGTACAAGCCATGCTTCGCCATCTGAAAGGCATACTGTTCGTGGAGGCCTTCCGCGTAGTTGCTCCAGGTGGCGTTGCTCATCGTAGGATTGAGGGGCAGGTCTTCTGGAAGGACTCGCCTGTTGGGAAATGAACTGTACGATTGAAAGGCGCTCTGAACGCTGGCGGGATAGGCGGGTGGCGCGCCCTGAGACTCACGCGCCTTCATAGCATGTAGCCATTGCGCGTGCTCTTGGCTCAAGGGCGCCGTAACCTTCTCGGGCTCCCTCTGGCGCTGCCCCGTCGGTGCCATGGCGGGACGCTGAGAGGTGCTGCGCATTTCGCCATTAGCCTGTGGAAGGCTGGCAGCACTGCTAGGCGAGTACTTTCGCTTCACGGCAGGCTTCGGCGGTTCCATTGGGTGCTGGATTGGGTGCTTGCTCCTGTCGAGCGGGTAGTACGGCCGGCCGTATCCTGGCACCATTGGCGAGTTGAGCGGCTGGGTTGCCATCATAGGAGCGAAATCTCGCTGGAGCTCCATGTTGCGCATATTGAACATCCCAGCGCCAATGAGCGGCATGTTTAACGGAATGTTGGCGTGCGGCGGAAGTGACAGCGGTGGTCTGGTCTGCTGAGGGGGGTGCGGCAGTGGGTAAGGAATGAGTCCAGGAACTGCCTGATTCCCAGGTGAAGTTTTCGCCAGCGGAGAGGAGAGAGATGGCGGCGAAGTCTTCTGCTGGCCAACTCCACCAACCGATGACGACCGTTGCTTAGGAACAGCTTTTGGATCATCCACAAGAGAAGATCCCTTCTCTGACTGAGAGGCTGGGCTTTGGCCCTGCCGAGCCTCAACTGAGCTACCCGGATACCGAAGGTCTTCCTTGGGATACGACTGCGGCTGCTCGAGCGAACGCTTATACCTTGCTTCGAGTTGGTTTAGCGTCTTGAGCTTTTCAGCTCTTGTGTGCACCACCTTCTCGTATTCAGCCTCCTTTTGAGCTGCCAAGGCATCCAAGTACTTCAACTCGTCCTTTAGCATCTCCATTTCCGTTTTCAGACTGCTCGTCTGTGAGGAATGGCTGCCTGATTCAGGGCGTTGTGCGTGAGGTGAACTCGACGGAGGCTTTGTGTTCGCTGGAGCTGCTGCTAGTGACGCAGGTCCCGGTCTTTCTTGTCGGGAAGCACCAATTTCTTTGTAAGAGGACTCTGTCTTGCCATCTTTCATGAAAGGGTTTCCAGTCGGTGGGGACATGTCTTTAGCAGCTGGGTCAGTATTTTGCTTAGGTATCTGAGGCCCGACATATGCACCCATTTGTTGAGCGTGAGGACCAATTCCGTATGCTTGTTCCGTGTTTTTGTAACGCTGCTGTTGTTGGTATAGTTCCGGCCTTCCGTTGCGAGGTGAGGTGTCACGAGTCAGTGTAGGAAGCGGTTGAAGAGGCTGACCACGTGGCTGCGTTTGGTGCGCTCGAGGCAATGGATAATATGGAGGCGTGGAGTGCATTTGCTGTGCTGGGCGCGAATACGGTATCTGATGCGATAACTGTGTCTGGTGCAAAAGCTGCGCCTGGTgggtcggcggcggcggctggtGTGATGGCGGCGCCTGATGCGAGAAATGTCCTTGGTGTGACGGCGGTGGTTGATGCGACTGGGCCGCCTGTTGCGGCATCTGGGCTTGATGCGAGGGCTGATGCGACAGCTGTGACTGGTGCGATAGCTGTGACTGATGCGATGGCGTTGATTGGTGCTGCGCTAGTGCTTGATGAGGTGACGCACCTTGGTGGGGAGGCGGAATTTGGCGTAGCGTTGGCGAGCGCTCAGGGACCGCAGCTCTGTACTGCTGCTGTGCATCCATACGACTTGGGAACATCTGCGCACCTACGGAGAGCCTTCTCTGACTCAACTCGGGTGAAAACTGTGACGAAGGCAGGTGCCTCTGCTGCCCGATGGGCCCGCGAGAGTTCATCATTTCTTGGTAGCGACGTTCCTCTAGCCATCTTTGATGGTCAGCCATCACAAACGCATGAGGCTGGAAGAAGGAGTACTGCTCCCTTGGTGTACTATAAGCTTCGCCTCGTCTGGCTGCATCGCTCAAGTTTATCGGCTCTGGTGCACCAGCACGCGGTTTTTGAGAACCTGCTACTTGCGTAGGGTTGGCGTCTGCGGACCTCGACATCTCGGATACTTTGCCGGCTTCGGACAACATGGACATTCTAGGTTCGCCACCACTGTGTTCAGAACCTGGTGACAAGCTCTTCCTCGAGACTCCTAGATAGAGCACATCAGAATCGCTCGACTGTTCTTCCGGGGCTGTCTTCCCCTGTGGAATGGCGTCGGATTGTGATTTAGGAGAATGCCTACGCTCGGCTTCAACTTCTGGCATGCCCTGAGGAACGCACGTTAACAACGGTGCAGAAGATACGCCAGGGGCACCCATCGGTAACTCAAGCGCAGCATTCGAGCCAGCCATATGAACCTCTAAGGGATATTGCGGTCGCATAAGGGCCGTGGACGTTATCATTTGCGAAAGGCGAGGATCGTTCGTGTAGGTATCAGGAAGCGCAGTGACTAGAATCTGCCTTGGGATTTCCTGCTGCGCCATTTCTTGAGGCTGCCCATCACCTGTAATGCCCGAAAAGCGCAAACGAGCCAATTTTTACGATCACTAAGAAACTACAGATGTAAAGCAATGTTCGCAGTCAATTAGGCTAGCAGTAAAAACCAGACTATCTTAAGTCGAACTTAAAGTGTAGTATATCGCAGAGGTGGTACGCAATCTGCACGCACTTGACACATGCGCACAATGTCGGCACGCTTCCTCATCACCACGATCAGTCACACAGTAAAAAGCGATGACAGCATGACTATTTTACGTACACATAACTATATAACTTCaatttgaacattttcaagcaatgTAATTCTACGCACTCGCCTTGAGCGAGTTTTAATTTACTAGATCCAATCTAACTTGAAGCCAATTATTGCAATAGTGTTGTTCTCTATACTTCAAACTCTCGGTATTTTCACCCTTAATTCCAGCTATGCTAAAGTAAATCTTCATAAAACGTCTTGCCAATTGTGAAGGAACGTCTTACCTTCATTTTTGCCCTCCTCTGGTGCAGGTCTGGAAAGAAGGATAACAAATGCTGCATTCACTTCATAGTCCTGTTTTGTACCGTATGCATGCATGCCTGGAAAACAGGCCCTATGGCAACAAAAAAGTTATTGCGCTGAAACTACTCGTGAGAGCAGGTGCCTGCCAAGGACGTTGGACATTTATTACTAAAGGCGACCGGCAAATAGAAAACAGCTTTCACGAACAAGTAGCTTTGTAAATTCACCCCATATGTGTACGCCATCGTACGCTTGCCCTTCTCGGGAAAAAAACTCACATTAGCACATTGAAGAAGCAATGGCAATGCTTATTACAATCATCTACAAAAAATTGTGTCAGCTAAGCTGTCTCCTAATGCTGCATTGAACGATATTGAAGGTCGAAATTGGGGTCGCC
Proteins encoded in this window:
- the LOC126545022 gene encoding uncharacterized protein isoform X1, yielding MPWRREAAMQQIGQLPPMTQEQDVRTAQTPPGANGPNGSARQDGSAPPPLLQRKSSSDRPPLSSELLETLRRECLERSVCTRVARLPSVIEKAPQPIKLEPPFFKTEEPPTVPVSIPKAAVLSRTEKTHLKSASRTLQQSIHQQNHHQHHNQLARTASGSVKHGSVRGHESSESELRGSRSSPSSVERSQHRTDAELSSPPPLRSAVLSPQQQHQNHQQPQRRRTEEERLQSEGEMVCKKEGSEVRANVAKCNYVLSDNYENLSGDESPASRSLEASNVDDKAIELFLPLVDAMEGQGQNNSSAATTVVSSEEFAESAGAVDDYDDLPEEGSLVIDDEGIDGEPSAVSGATVANAAGSNKGLSGTRLNWPHPSPTAVSPDSPQESSAGSPAPRADHTSTSRSKSSEDVADTGSRWQLLKDLKNKKSKLGLLRKSTPGDSTRGDDSGVTQPPPLTPVQGDSPPPARRPGRRPNARPATAATPSAGDGNEEDRAGGATRLGPGRLSVDDHGDGTSAAVTTPPLRNGPRKRSRWKASASQEDEDTGGAESGSTVDYQLSSDEETSKRSSGQPTPPPLPPPAQAPHTGAGGKKQRKNSEDNHRRGSSSSLSGDQQHGDESRYKRLAQELPGFNWLEQKIMGHGSGNFADAPPSITKHVTRETPAVVTAPAAERTEQKAATPTQEPRRVYPPGTDILSRSMSEIQDDCCDDDVGDEAPVTDATAIPAPEEGKNEGDGQPQEMAQQEIPRQILVTALPDTYTNDPRLSQMITSTALMRPQYPLEVHMAGSNAALELPMGAPGVSSAPLLTCVPQGMPEVEAERRHSPKSQSDAIPQGKTAPEEQSSDSDVLYLGVSRKSLSPGSEHSGGEPRMSMLSEAGKVSEMSRSADANPTQVAGSQKPRAGAPEPINLSDAARRGEAYSTPREQYSFFQPHAFVMADHQRWLEERRYQEMMNSRGPIGQQRHLPSSQFSPELSQRRLSVGAQMFPSRMDAQQQYRAAVPERSPTLRQIPPPHQGASPHQALAQHQSTPSHQSQLSHQSQLSHQPSHQAQMPQQAAQSHQPPPSHQGHFSHQAPPSHQPPPPTHQAQLLHQTQLSHQIPYSRPAQQMHSTPPYYPLPRAHQTQPRGQPLQPLPTLTRDTSPRNGRPELYQQQQRYKNTEQAYGIGPHAQQMGAYVGPQIPKQNTDPAAKDMSPPTGNPFMKDGKTESSYKEIGASRQERPGPASLAAAPANTKPPSSSPHAQRPESGSHSSQTSSLKTEMEMLKDELKYLDALAAQKEAEYEKVVHTRAEKLKTLNQLEARYKRSLEQPQSYPKEDLRYPGSSVEARQGQSPASQSEKGSSLVDDPKAVPKQRSSSVGGVGQQKTSPPSLSSPLAKTSPGNQAVPGLIPYPLPHPPQQTRPPLSLPPHANIPLNMPLIGAGMFNMRNMELQRDFAPMMATQPLNSPMVPGYGRPYYPLDRSKHPIQHPMEPPKPAVKRKYSPSSAASLPQANGEMRSTSQRPAMAPTGQRQREPEKVTAPLSQEHAQWLHAMKARESQGAPPAYPASVQSAFQSYSSFPNRRVLPEDLPLNPTMSNATWSNYAEGLHEQYAFQMAKHGLYPGHPAWSGLEKQQQRSSDVTSAAMLGREPPAKRPSREEPVMQQVSKDRHMMRPVDKPVAHAASLGSQAPPQEQALPAQATQVPQNPQSKSNTCVMCGQHAQFMCSGCQNIWYCGPQCQRSHWVNHSNVCMGTKR
- the LOC126545022 gene encoding uncharacterized protein isoform X2 is translated as MPWRREAAMQQIGQLPPMTQEQDVRTAQTPPGANGPNGSARQDGSAPPPLLQRKSSSDRPPLSSELLETLRRECLERSVCTRVARLPSVIEKAPQPIKLEPPFFKTEEPPTVPVSIPKAAVLSRTEKTHLKSASRTLQQSIHQQNHHQHHNQLARTASGSVKHGSVRGHESSESELRGSRSSPSSVERSQHRTDAELSSPPPLRSAVLSPQQQHQNHQQPQRRRTEEERLQSEGEMVCKKEGSEVRANVAKCNYVLSDNYENLSGDESPASRSLEASNVDDKAIELFLPLVDAMEGQGQNNSSAATTVVSSEEFAESAGAVDDYDDLPEEGSLVIDDEGIDGEPSAVSGATVANAAGSNKGLSGTRLNWPHPSPTAVSPDSPQESSAGSPAPRADHTSTSRSKSSEDVADTGSRWQLLKDLKNKKSKLGLLRKSTPGDSTRGDDSGVTQPPPLTPVQGDSPPPARRPGRRPNARPATAATPSAGDGNEEDRAGGATRLGPGRLSVDDHGDGTSAAVTTPPLRNGPRKRSRWKASASQEDEDTGGAESGSTVDYQLSSDEETSKRSSGQPTPPPLPPPAQAPHTGGKKQRKNSEDNHRRGSSSSLSGDQQHGDESRYKRLAQELPGFNWLEQKIMGHGSGNFADAPPSITKHVTRETPAVVTAPAAERTEQKAATPTQEPRRVYPPGTDILSRSMSEIQDDCCDDDVGDEAPVTDATAIPAPEEGKNEGDGQPQEMAQQEIPRQILVTALPDTYTNDPRLSQMITSTALMRPQYPLEVHMAGSNAALELPMGAPGVSSAPLLTCVPQGMPEVEAERRHSPKSQSDAIPQGKTAPEEQSSDSDVLYLGVSRKSLSPGSEHSGGEPRMSMLSEAGKVSEMSRSADANPTQVAGSQKPRAGAPEPINLSDAARRGEAYSTPREQYSFFQPHAFVMADHQRWLEERRYQEMMNSRGPIGQQRHLPSSQFSPELSQRRLSVGAQMFPSRMDAQQQYRAAVPERSPTLRQIPPPHQGASPHQALAQHQSTPSHQSQLSHQSQLSHQPSHQAQMPQQAAQSHQPPPSHQGHFSHQAPPSHQPPPPTHQAQLLHQTQLSHQIPYSRPAQQMHSTPPYYPLPRAHQTQPRGQPLQPLPTLTRDTSPRNGRPELYQQQQRYKNTEQAYGIGPHAQQMGAYVGPQIPKQNTDPAAKDMSPPTGNPFMKDGKTESSYKEIGASRQERPGPASLAAAPANTKPPSSSPHAQRPESGSHSSQTSSLKTEMEMLKDELKYLDALAAQKEAEYEKVVHTRAEKLKTLNQLEARYKRSLEQPQSYPKEDLRYPGSSVEARQGQSPASQSEKGSSLVDDPKAVPKQRSSSVGGVGQQKTSPPSLSSPLAKTSPGNQAVPGLIPYPLPHPPQQTRPPLSLPPHANIPLNMPLIGAGMFNMRNMELQRDFAPMMATQPLNSPMVPGYGRPYYPLDRSKHPIQHPMEPPKPAVKRKYSPSSAASLPQANGEMRSTSQRPAMAPTGQRQREPEKVTAPLSQEHAQWLHAMKARESQGAPPAYPASVQSAFQSYSSFPNRRVLPEDLPLNPTMSNATWSNYAEGLHEQYAFQMAKHGLYPGHPAWSGLEKQQQRSSDVTSAAMLGREPPAKRPSREEPVMQQVSKDRHMMRPVDKPVAHAASLGSQAPPQEQALPAQATQVPQNPQSKSNTCVMCGQHAQFMCSGCQNIWYCGPQCQRSHWVNHSNVCMGTKR